One stretch of Juglans microcarpa x Juglans regia isolate MS1-56 chromosome 3D, Jm3101_v1.0, whole genome shotgun sequence DNA includes these proteins:
- the LOC121254225 gene encoding proline-rich protein 4-like isoform X1, protein MRSFPFCRGVLLCCSVILLCTIRFCYGNDQTVEVVGIGECADCEQSNIKSSHAFSGLRVTVDCKPAAGHFKTRGIGELDEEGKFQVSLPQELQKDGKLKEECYVRLHSASDAPCSALNGLESSKVIFKSKANGKHTFGLAGKLNFSPATCTSALLWPQFNYPSLPKLPPWPKLPSFPKFPHTYFKNFGHPFPFPPKVFPPLPPKFFPPIYKKPLPPPVPIFKEPLPPPVPIFKKPLPSPVPIYKKPLPPPVPMFKKPRPPPVPIYKKPLPPPVPIYKKPLPPPIPIFKKPLPPPVPIYKKPLLPPVPMFKKPLPPPVPIYKKPLPPPIPIYKKPLPPPVPIFKKPLPPPVPIYKKPLPPPVPMFKKPLPPPVPIYKKPLPPSVPIYKKPLPPPVPIFKKPLPPPVPISKKPLPPPVPIFKKPLPPPVPIYKKPLPPPAPKYKKQCPPPTPNYKEPRPPPAPKKQFPPPIPIYNKPLPPSIPIYKKPLPPPVPIFKKPLPPPVPISKKPLPPSIPIAKPKPPIFKPPSIPKIFPPPLPVFKKPLPPSLPIYKPKPPIFFKPFPPIPKIPPFYKKPCPPIPIAPLLPKLSPIPKLHPKYFPHPKFGKLPPLPPFPPHP, encoded by the exons ATGCGAAGTTTTCCTTTTTGCCGAGGAGTACTTTTGTGCTGCTCGGTGATCTTGCTTTGTACAATAAGGTTCTGCTATGGTAACGACCAGACCGTCGAGGTAGTTGGTATTGGAGAATGTGCAGACTGTGAACAGAGTAACATTAAGAGTAGCCATGCCTTTTcag GGCTTCGCGTAACAGTTGATTGTAAGCCAGCAGCAGGACACTTCAAAACAAGAGGGATCGGGGAGCTCGATGAAGAAGGAAAGTTCCAAGTGTCTCTTCCTCAGGAGCTCCAAAAAGACGGAAAACTGAAGGAAGAATGCTATGTGCGGCTTCACAGTGCATCTGATGCACCATGCTCTGCCCTCAATGGCCTAGAATCCTCAAAAGTAATATTCAAGTCCAAAGCCAATGGGAAACACACCTTCGGGCTGGCTGGTAAACTCAATTTCTCCCCTGCGACATGCACTTCGGCCTTATTGTGGCCTCAGTTCAATTACCCATCACTACCCAAATTGCCACCTTGGCCAAAGTTGCCATCCTTTCCTAAGTTCCCCCATACATATTTCAAGAACTTCGGTCATCCATTCCCTTTCCCTCCTAAGGTCTTCCCCCCACTACCACCAAAGTTCTTCCCTCCCATTTATAAGAAGCCTCTCCCTCCTCCGGTTCCAATCTTCAAGGAACCACTTCCTCCTCCAGTACCTATCTTCAAAAAACCGCTTCCTTCACCAGTTCCCATATACAAGAAGCCACTTCCTCCTCCGGTACCTATGTTTAAGAAGCCGCGTCCTCCACCGGTTCCCATATACAAGAAACCACTTCCTCCACCAGTTCCCATATACAAGAAGCCACTTCCTCCTCCGATACCTATCTTCAAGAAACCGCTTCCTCCACCAGTTCCCATTTACAAGAAACCACTTCTTCCTCCGGTACCTATGTTTAAGAAGCCGCTTCCTCCACCGGTTCCCATATACAAGAAACCGCTTCCTCCACCAATTCCTATATACAAGAAGCCACTTCCTCCTCCGGTACCTATCTTCAAGAAACCGCTTCCTCCACCAGTTCCCATTTACAAGAAACCACTTCCTCCTCCGGTACCTATGTTTAAGAAGCCACTTCCTCCACCGGTTCCCATATACAAGAAACCGCTTCCTCCATCAGTTCCCATATACAAGAAGCCACTTCCTCCTCCGGTACCTATCTTCAAGAAACCGCTTCCTCCACCAGTTCCTATTTCCAAGAAACCACTTCCTCCTCCGGTACCTATATTTAAGAAGCCGCTTCCTCCACCGGTTCCCATATACAAGAAGCCGCTTCCTCCTCCAGCTCCAAAATACAAAAAGCAGTGTCCTCCACCAACTCCAAACTACAAGGAGCCGCGTCCACCTCCAGCTCCTAAGAAGCAATTTCCTCCACCAATTCCAATATACAATAAGCCGCTTCCTCCATCAATTCCTATATACAAGAAGCCACTTCCTCCACCTGTTCCTATATTCAAGAAGCCGCTACCACCACCTGTCCCTATTTCAAAAAAACCGCTTCCACCATCCATTCCAATTGCCAAGCCAAAACCACCAATTTTCAAGCCTCCTTCAATTCCAAAGATCTTCCCTCCACCCCTACCAGTATTCAAAAAGCCACTTCCACCTTCCCTTCCAATCTACAAACCAAAACCACCAATATTCTTTAAACCATTTCCTCCAATCCCAAAGATCCCACCATTTTATAAGAAGCCATGCCCACCCATTCCTATTGCCCCTCTTCTTCCTAAGCTTTCTCCCATTCCCAAGCTGCATCCTAAGTATTTCCCCCACCCCAAATTTGGAAAGTTACCTCCCTTGCCACCTTTTCCTCCTCATCCTTAG
- the LOC121254224 gene encoding translocon-associated protein subunit alpha-like, producing MFDPRTKTCSALPSLSLSLSLCALAFCVFITQPVPHSEFPIPHRQPPKLKKKKKKNHIPSLLPILSPPTMALKNVRVFFLALLLLASPFLQVARCQSDSDVEATEAVEEVGDLGIVGEDVQDFGDENFSPAPGVSTICVFPKNSARVVPAGEETELLVGMKNDGESTVNVIAIKASIHLPFDHQLLVQNLTAQAFNNASVPASAQSTFPYIFAVSKFLQPGTFDLVGTIVYEIDQNPYQNTFYNGTIEVVEAGNLLSIESVFLVTLGIALLVLLGVWVRGQIKNLSKKTKRAPKVEVGTKTTDASMDEWLQGTAYTQSLSSKSKKKK from the exons ATGTTTGACCCGAGAACCAAAACCTGTTCtgctctcccctctctctctctctctctctctctctgcgcttTGGCATTCTGTGTTTTTATAACCCAACCCGTACCTCACTCTGAATTCCCAATTCCACACAGGCAAccaccaaaattaaaaaaaaaaaaaaaaaagaaccacatACCATCTCTCCTTCCCATTCTAAGCCCCCCAACCATGGCCTTGAAGAATGTTAGGGTATTCTTCCTCGCTCTCCTCCTCCTCGCCTCTCCTTTCCTCCAAG TTGCTAGGTGTCAATCGGATTCGGATGTGGAAGCTACTGAGGCTGTTGAAGAAGTGGGTGATCTTGGGATCGTAGGTGAGGACGTCCAAGATTTTGGTGATGAGAATTTCAGTCCAGCTCCTGGAGTTAGTACAATCTGTGTTTTCCCAAAGAATAGTGCTCGAG TGGTGCCAGCTGGAGAAGAGACTGAGCTGCTGGTTGGAATGAAAAACGATG GGGAGTCAACTGTGAATGTCATTGCAATCAAGGCCAGCATTCATCTTCCTTTTGATCATCAGCTTCTGGTTCAAAATCTTACTGCACAG GCTTTCAACAACGCTTCAGTGCCAGCTTCAGCACAGTCTACATTCCCATACATATTTGCAGTCAGCAAGTTCTTGCAG ccTGGAACCTTTGACCTTGTGGGCACCATTGTATATGAAATTGACCAGAATCCTTACCAGAACACCTTCTATAATGGTACCATTGAAGTTGTTGAGGCTGGTAATCTTCTCAGCATCGAGTCTGTTTTCCTTGTTACGCTTGGAATTGCACTTCTTGTCCTCCTTGGGGTATGGGTTCGTGGTCAAATAAAGAACCTTTCCAAG AAAACTAAAAGGGCTCCCAAGGTGGAAGTTGGAACTAAGACTACAGATGCCTCAATGGATGAGTGGCTTCAG GGAACTGCATACACGCAGTCATTGTCCAgcaaatcaaagaagaaaaagtag
- the LOC121254225 gene encoding proline-rich protein 4-like isoform X2: MRSFPFCRGVLLCCSVILLCTIRFCYGNDQTVEVVGIGECADCEQSNIKSSHAFSGLRVTVDCKPAAGHFKTRGIGELDEEGKFQVSLPQELQKDGKLKEECYVRLHSASDAPCSALNGLESSKVIFKSKANGKHTFGLAGKLNFSPATCTSALLWPQFNYPSLPKLPPWPKLPSFPKFPHTYFKNFGHPFPFPPKVFPPLPPKFFPPIYKKPLPPPVPIFKEPLPPPVPIFKKPLPSPVPIYKKPLPPPVPMFKKPRPPPVPIYKKPLPPPVPIYKKPLPPPIPIFKKPLPPPVPIYKKPLLPPVPMFKKPLPPPVPIYKKPLPPPIPIYKKPLPPPVPIFKKPLPPPVPIYKKPLPPPVPMFKKPLPPPVPIYKKPLPPPAPKYKKQCPPPTPNYKEPRPPPAPKKQFPPPIPIYNKPLPPSIPIYKKPLPPPVPIFKKPLPPPVPISKKPLPPSIPIAKPKPPIFKPPSIPKIFPPPLPVFKKPLPPSLPIYKPKPPIFFKPFPPIPKIPPFYKKPCPPIPIAPLLPKLSPIPKLHPKYFPHPKFGKLPPLPPFPPHP; encoded by the exons ATGCGAAGTTTTCCTTTTTGCCGAGGAGTACTTTTGTGCTGCTCGGTGATCTTGCTTTGTACAATAAGGTTCTGCTATGGTAACGACCAGACCGTCGAGGTAGTTGGTATTGGAGAATGTGCAGACTGTGAACAGAGTAACATTAAGAGTAGCCATGCCTTTTcag GGCTTCGCGTAACAGTTGATTGTAAGCCAGCAGCAGGACACTTCAAAACAAGAGGGATCGGGGAGCTCGATGAAGAAGGAAAGTTCCAAGTGTCTCTTCCTCAGGAGCTCCAAAAAGACGGAAAACTGAAGGAAGAATGCTATGTGCGGCTTCACAGTGCATCTGATGCACCATGCTCTGCCCTCAATGGCCTAGAATCCTCAAAAGTAATATTCAAGTCCAAAGCCAATGGGAAACACACCTTCGGGCTGGCTGGTAAACTCAATTTCTCCCCTGCGACATGCACTTCGGCCTTATTGTGGCCTCAGTTCAATTACCCATCACTACCCAAATTGCCACCTTGGCCAAAGTTGCCATCCTTTCCTAAGTTCCCCCATACATATTTCAAGAACTTCGGTCATCCATTCCCTTTCCCTCCTAAGGTCTTCCCCCCACTACCACCAAAGTTCTTCCCTCCCATTTATAAGAAGCCTCTCCCTCCTCCGGTTCCAATCTTCAAGGAACCACTTCCTCCTCCAGTACCTATCTTCAAAAAACCGCTTCCTTCACCAGTTCCCATATACAAGAAGCCACTTCCTCCTCCGGTACCTATGTTTAAGAAGCCGCGTCCTCCACCGGTTCCCATATACAAGAAACCACTTCCTCCACCAGTTCCCATATACAAGAAGCCACTTCCTCCTCCGATACCTATCTTCAAGAAACCGCTTCCTCCACCAGTTCCCATTTACAAGAAACCACTTCTTCCTCCGGTACCTATGTTTAAGAAGCCGCTTCCTCCACCGGTTCCCATATACAAGAAACCGCTTCCTCCACCAATTCCTATATACAAGAAGCCACTTCCTCCTCCGGTACCTATCTTCAAGAAACCGCTTCCTCCACCAGTTCCCATTTACAAGAAACCACTTCCTCCTCCGGTACCTATGTTTAAGAAGCCACTTCCTCCACCGGTTCCCAT ATACAAGAAGCCGCTTCCTCCTCCAGCTCCAAAATACAAAAAGCAGTGTCCTCCACCAACTCCAAACTACAAGGAGCCGCGTCCACCTCCAGCTCCTAAGAAGCAATTTCCTCCACCAATTCCAATATACAATAAGCCGCTTCCTCCATCAATTCCTATATACAAGAAGCCACTTCCTCCACCTGTTCCTATATTCAAGAAGCCGCTACCACCACCTGTCCCTATTTCAAAAAAACCGCTTCCACCATCCATTCCAATTGCCAAGCCAAAACCACCAATTTTCAAGCCTCCTTCAATTCCAAAGATCTTCCCTCCACCCCTACCAGTATTCAAAAAGCCACTTCCACCTTCCCTTCCAATCTACAAACCAAAACCACCAATATTCTTTAAACCATTTCCTCCAATCCCAAAGATCCCACCATTTTATAAGAAGCCATGCCCACCCATTCCTATTGCCCCTCTTCTTCCTAAGCTTTCTCCCATTCCCAAGCTGCATCCTAAGTATTTCCCCCACCCCAAATTTGGAAAGTTACCTCCCTTGCCACCTTTTCCTCCTCATCCTTAG